In Kaistia defluvii, the sequence CGAGGCCCTGGCTGCCATCGTGGGTCACGCCGACGGTCTGGCCGGGCAGGATGCCGTAGAGCTGGGTGCCATTGGCGAAGTTGAAGGTCTGGCCATTCTGCAGGGAGAGCGTGCCGGCAGAAGCGTTGACGCTGGTGACCGTGCCTTCGGTCTGCTCGGCGGCCATGGCGGCGGCGCCCGAAGCGAGGAAGGCAACGGAAGCAGCGGCGAGGATCAG encodes:
- a CDS encoding DUF1344 domain-containing protein, whose protein sequence is LILAAASVAFLASGAAAMAAEQTEGTVTSVNASAGTLSLQNGQTFNFANGTQLYGILPGQTVGVTHDGSQGLGAFNPKPAND